In Ostrinia nubilalis chromosome 12, ilOstNubi1.1, whole genome shotgun sequence, one DNA window encodes the following:
- the LOC135076715 gene encoding uncharacterized protein LOC135076715 yields the protein MKLLFVPAEFITTIRGATLLMLNKYPFHKSGHLMNGGNRYTCTSMYKGCRSYLHVNKENVIVTTFIKHNHPPIKFIKLEDGRYVREDRFSDSLLTNGSLQHEISFNLGPAQFITTVRDTTLLMLNEYTYYKGGRNVKGGVRYTCSYLSKPRCKACVHVDKDNNITTAIGIHKHAPTKYVMMESGRYATQNDIDAEIKIESSGYLAKATFITGKRGSVKLLYDENTFFKTGKVLSNGSQRYLCTKYNSTSCRACVHLDTNNCIIYSRSKHNHAPPVDVRDNNMGLVVPIEN from the exons ATGAAGCTGTTGTTTGTTCCAGCGGAATTCATCACAACAATCCGTGGTGCCACACTGCTAATGCTTAACAAGTACCCCTTCCACAAGAGCGGCCACCTCATGAACGGGGGCAACCGTTACACTTGCACCAGCATGTACAAAGGTTGCAGGTCCTACCTCCACGTGAACAAGGAAAACGTCATAGTTACCACCTTCATCAAACACAATCACCCCCCCATTAAGTTCATTAAGCTGGAAGATGGGAGATACGTCAGAGAAGATAGATTCAGTGACAGCCTGTTGACAAATGGCAGTTTGCAACATGAAATTTCTTTTAACCTAGGACCAG CACAATTCATCACGACCGTTCGCGATACCACGCTGCTAATGCTCAACGAGTATACTTACTACAAAGGTGGGCGTAACGTTAAAGGAGGGGTTCGCTACACCTGCTCTTACTTGAGCAAGCCCCGGTGCAAAGCCTGTGTGCACGTCGATAAAGACAATAATATTACTACAGCCATCGGAATCCATAAACACGCTCCCACTAAATACGTTATGATGGAAAGCGGGCGGTACGCCACCCAAAACGACATTGATGCAGAAATCAAAATTGAAAGCTCTGGGTATTTGGCAAAAG CAACCTTCATCACGGGTAAACGCGGCAGTGTGAAGCTGCTTTACGATGAGAATACATTCTTCAAAACTGGGAAGGTATTGTCGAACGGCAGCCAACGTTATTTGTGCACCAAATACAATTCAACGAGCTGTAGGGCCTGCGTCCATTTGGATACGAACAATTGTATAATATATTCAAGAAGCAAACATAATCATGCTCCACCAGTGGATGTTAGGGATAATAATATGGGACTTGTTGTACCCatagaaaattaa